A genomic window from Treponema maltophilum ATCC 51939 includes:
- a CDS encoding ABC transporter substrate-binding protein, whose protein sequence is MKRKIGVALCVLVLVSFFAACSKNQSGSGNQEKKLPRVGVLQLVEHDALDAAYKGFKDALAEAGYVDGSSVVIDYQNAQGEQANCQTIAQKFINDRCDLILAIATPAAQAVANLTDTIPILVTAVTDPESAKLVKSNSKPGTNVSGTSDLTPVDAQIKLLKKLAPNAKRVALLYNSSEQNSIFQVEIAKKTCGEIGLAYTDATVSNSNELQQVVQNLVGKVDAIYVPTDNMVAAGITTVGMIAREAKIPVICGEEGPVMRGGLATYGINYYELGKLTGRQAAEILRGEKKVADMPIEYVSSFNLTVNEDMASAIGIAIPSDLR, encoded by the coding sequence ATGAAAAGAAAAATCGGTGTTGCGCTGTGTGTGCTCGTGCTTGTAAGTTTTTTTGCCGCGTGTTCCAAAAATCAAAGCGGTTCGGGAAATCAGGAAAAAAAACTGCCCCGCGTAGGCGTTTTGCAGCTGGTGGAACACGATGCGCTTGATGCCGCATATAAGGGTTTTAAAGACGCGCTTGCCGAAGCGGGCTATGTCGACGGTTCGAGCGTCGTCATCGATTATCAAAACGCGCAGGGCGAGCAGGCAAACTGCCAAACGATAGCGCAAAAATTCATCAACGACCGCTGCGATCTTATTTTGGCGATTGCGACTCCCGCCGCACAAGCCGTTGCGAATTTGACCGATACGATTCCCATCCTCGTAACGGCGGTAACCGATCCCGAATCGGCAAAGCTTGTAAAATCGAACAGCAAGCCCGGAACGAACGTAAGCGGCACTTCCGATTTAACTCCCGTCGATGCGCAAATAAAGCTTTTGAAAAAATTGGCGCCGAACGCAAAGCGGGTTGCGCTTTTGTATAATTCGAGCGAACAAAATTCGATTTTCCAAGTTGAAATCGCAAAAAAAACGTGCGGCGAAATCGGCCTTGCGTACACGGATGCGACCGTTTCCAATTCGAATGAACTTCAGCAAGTGGTGCAAAACCTCGTCGGCAAAGTCGACGCGATTTACGTTCCCACCGACAATATGGTTGCCGCGGGTATTACCACGGTCGGAATGATCGCGCGGGAAGCGAAGATTCCGGTTATCTGCGGCGAAGAAGGGCCGGTTATGCGCGGCGGTCTTGCAACCTACGGCATAAACTATTACGAATTGGGAAAATTAACCGGCCGCCAAGCCGCCGAGATTTTGCGCGGCGAAAAGAAAGTCGCCGACATGCCCATCGAATACGTCAGTTCCTTTAATTTGACGGTAAACGAAGACATGGCTTCGGCAATCGGCATCGCGATTCCGTCGGATCTGCGCTGA
- a CDS encoding ABC transporter permease, whose protein sequence is MGFLLAVQGAASQGILWGIMALGVFITFKVLDFPDLTVDGSFALGGAVGAVLISARVDPFLAVVAAFASGCLAGAATALLHTKLKIPGILAGILTMIALYSINIRVMGKANIPLLGVATLMNRLSDVTGAGKNLSSLITGAVFSAALIALLYWFFGTETGSAIRATGTNEHMARAQGIHTENMKLIGLALSNGLTALSGALVAQSQGYADVGMGTGAIVIGLASIIIGEVIFGHRIAFWYTLAGVVLGSAVYRIIIALVLQLGMKSTDLKLLTACIVAFALSIPVIKKSFVRKKLFKISQKGGA, encoded by the coding sequence ATGGGATTTTTACTCGCCGTACAGGGAGCCGCCTCGCAGGGAATCCTGTGGGGCATTATGGCATTAGGCGTTTTTATCACCTTTAAAGTGCTCGACTTTCCCGACCTGACCGTCGACGGAAGCTTTGCCCTGGGCGGCGCGGTCGGTGCCGTGCTTATAAGCGCCCGTGTCGATCCTTTTTTAGCGGTTGTAGCCGCCTTTGCTTCAGGTTGCCTTGCGGGAGCGGCGACGGCCCTCTTGCACACAAAACTGAAAATTCCCGGTATTTTAGCCGGCATTTTAACGATGATCGCCTTGTATTCGATAAACATCAGAGTTATGGGCAAGGCGAACATTCCGCTTCTCGGCGTTGCCACGCTTATGAACCGGCTTTCCGATGTGACGGGTGCGGGGAAAAATCTCAGTTCGCTTATAACCGGCGCTGTCTTTTCGGCGGCTCTTATTGCGCTTTTGTATTGGTTTTTCGGCACCGAAACGGGTTCCGCGATCCGGGCGACCGGCACAAACGAGCATATGGCGCGCGCGCAGGGCATACATACCGAAAACATGAAGCTTATCGGTTTGGCATTGTCGAACGGACTGACCGCACTTTCGGGCGCCTTGGTTGCGCAAAGTCAGGGTTACGCCGATGTTGGCATGGGAACCGGAGCGATTGTCATCGGTCTTGCCTCGATTATCATCGGCGAAGTTATTTTCGGCCACCGAATTGCCTTTTGGTACACGCTTGCGGGCGTTGTGCTCGGTTCCGCCGTATACCGAATCATTATTGCGCTTGTACTCCAGCTCGGCATGAAATCGACCGACCTCAAGCTGTTAACCGCCTGTATCGTCGCCTTTGCGCTTTCGATTCCCGTTATCAAAAAAAGCTTTGTGCGCAAAAAGCTGTTTAAAATATCGCAAAAGGGCGGTGCGTAA
- a CDS encoding ABC transporter ATP-binding protein, whose translation MLRIQHVSKTFNAGTITEKKALHDLCLDLAPGDFVTVIGGNGAGKSTLLNLIAGVYTADEGTIVLDGRDISALKEYERAAFFGRVFQDPMRGTAATMQIEENLALAYRRGKRRTLRWGISSAERRLYREKLAVLGLGLENRMSAKVGLLSGGQRQALTLLMATLQKPRLLLLDEHTAALDPKTAQKVLDLTEEIIQRDKLTAFMVTHNMKNAIRYGNRLIMMHEGRIIYDVSGEEKKNIQVADLLKKFENSDGTLNDRMLLG comes from the coding sequence ATGCTGCGTATTCAACATGTTTCCAAAACCTTTAACGCCGGAACGATTACCGAAAAAAAAGCCCTGCACGACCTCTGCCTCGATTTGGCGCCCGGCGATTTCGTCACGGTTATCGGCGGGAACGGAGCCGGAAAATCAACCTTGCTGAATTTGATAGCGGGCGTCTATACGGCCGATGAAGGAACGATCGTTTTGGACGGCCGCGATATAAGCGCGTTAAAAGAATACGAGAGAGCCGCCTTTTTCGGCCGCGTGTTTCAAGATCCCATGCGCGGAACGGCCGCGACAATGCAGATAGAAGAAAACCTCGCCCTCGCGTACCGCCGCGGCAAAAGGCGTACCTTGCGCTGGGGAATAAGCAGCGCCGAACGCCGATTGTACCGCGAAAAGCTTGCCGTCTTAGGCTTGGGCTTGGAAAACCGCATGAGTGCAAAAGTAGGGCTTTTGTCGGGCGGCCAACGCCAAGCGCTGACCCTGCTTATGGCGACACTCCAAAAACCCAGATTGTTGCTTTTGGACGAACATACCGCCGCCCTCGATCCCAAAACGGCGCAAAAAGTACTCGACCTTACCGAAGAAATAATTCAGCGCGACAAACTTACCGCCTTTATGGTAACGCACAATATGAAAAATGCCATCCGTTACGGCAACCGCCTTATTATGATGCATGAAGGCCGCATTATTTACGACGTAAGCGGAGAAGAAAAAAAGAATATCCAAGTTGCCGATCTTCTTAAAAAATTCGAAAACTCCGACGGCACCCTTAACGACCGCATGCTGTTGGGGTGA
- a CDS encoding ComF family protein — protein MGTLFKIRYGIRAAWAYGASALLAPQNCLSCGDFCTYLPLCARCRSELESGIVPKERRCAFCGRILISEKESCLECREAKLFTFCDGAFPLYPYVLWKKELLFRWKMAGSRSLSPFFARVLFRVLQRYYEGFTVVPVPPRPGKIKKTGWDQIADLCRYLRGLYGIRICRALVRLGTQQQKKLSRSERLSRLGKQYALKSAFKKAACAQKLPHQVVLLDDIMTTGVTLETCAALLKEAGVQKVYALTLFAC, from the coding sequence ATGGGAACGCTGTTTAAAATCCGTTACGGCATACGAGCGGCTTGGGCGTACGGTGCATCCGCACTGTTGGCGCCGCAAAATTGCCTGTCGTGCGGCGATTTTTGTACCTATCTGCCGCTATGCGCGCGCTGCCGAAGCGAGCTTGAAAGCGGCATTGTGCCGAAAGAAAGACGCTGCGCTTTTTGCGGCCGCATTCTTATATCCGAAAAAGAAAGCTGCCTTGAATGCCGCGAGGCAAAACTTTTTACCTTTTGCGACGGCGCATTTCCCCTGTATCCGTATGTGCTGTGGAAAAAAGAATTGCTCTTCCGCTGGAAGATGGCGGGCAGTCGTTCGCTGTCGCCCTTTTTTGCGCGCGTGCTGTTTCGGGTTTTGCAGCGCTATTATGAAGGTTTTACCGTTGTTCCCGTTCCGCCGCGCCCGGGAAAAATAAAAAAGACGGGCTGGGATCAAATAGCGGATTTGTGCCGGTATTTGCGCGGCTTATACGGGATCCGCATATGCAGGGCGTTGGTCAGACTGGGCACTCAGCAACAAAAAAAGCTGAGCCGCAGCGAGCGCCTGAGCCGATTGGGAAAACAGTATGCGCTCAAAAGCGCGTTCAAAAAAGCCGCGTGCGCTCAAAAACTTCCGCATCAAGTCGTCCTTCTCGACGATATTATGACAACCGGCGTTACCCTCGAAACCTGCGCGGCGCTTCTCAAAGAGGCGGGCGTTCAAAAAGTCTATGCGCTGACCTTATTCGCCTGTTGA
- a CDS encoding ribosome maturation factor, translating into MEYTPLESQHYYSECKGLVEGLGYILVELKIGRTHSAVQIRAVISRPQAAQNGAAQGIGINDCAKVHRLLMPRLEALLNAQDISMEVTSPGLTRNIKNAAEFALFVGKNVRVWDTDAADWTSGVIENAGSESLELKVSGTGETKTFAYEHIAKAKLADTEG; encoded by the coding sequence ATGGAGTATACGCCTCTTGAAAGTCAGCACTATTATTCGGAATGCAAGGGCCTCGTTGAAGGTTTGGGGTATATCCTGGTTGAACTGAAAATCGGGCGTACGCATTCGGCCGTTCAAATTCGCGCCGTTATTTCGAGACCGCAAGCCGCACAAAACGGCGCTGCGCAGGGGATCGGTATAAACGATTGTGCGAAAGTGCACCGTCTTTTGATGCCGCGTCTTGAAGCGTTGCTGAATGCGCAGGATATTTCTATGGAAGTAACTTCGCCGGGCTTGACCCGCAATATAAAAAATGCGGCCGAGTTCGCTTTGTTCGTCGGAAAGAACGTTCGTGTGTGGGATACGGACGCTGCGGATTGGACAAGCGGTGTTATCGAAAACGCGGGATCCGAATCGCTCGAGCTGAAAGTGTCGGGAACCGGCGAAACGAAAACCTTTGCGTATGAACATATCGCAAAGGCAAAATTGGCAGATACGGAGGGCTGA